The nucleotide window TTGAATCAATATATTCATCCGGATAGTGGTTTTGTTGAGTTTTATGGGATTCATGCAGCTGATTATGACCAGCACTATCTGCGAGATAAAATTCACATGGTTAATAGTTCAAATATTTTTGGTTGTACTATTGGTGAATTCCTCCAGTTTGGTATCGCAGATTCAATGTATAATCAAATTAATGATATTCTTGGCGCTACTGGATTGAGTAATTTTATTCATAGCCTACCTAAAAAATATGAAACAATGTTAATTGGTGATGGCTATCCATTACATGAGCAACAGATAATTATCCTAAAAATAGTTAAGGCAATCTTGATCAATCCCGAAGTTATTGTTATTTCTGAGATATTTGATCGGATTGATAAGAAGATTCAGAAGCAGATTCTTGACTATATCACGGGAAGCACAGATATTACGCTAATATGCTTTTCTGAAAATGAAGATAATCATATTCATTATGATAAATTCCTTTTACTGGCAAGCCGTGAAGCTTATCATGCTACTGATAGTAGCCAGTTTAAAATGATTGTAAGAAAAGTATTGAAGGAATCATAATTCATGCAGCTTGATTACGTTAAACAGCACCAGGTATACAAGATTGAAGATGCGGCAAAGTTTAAAAATATTGATAGGACAGCTATTTCAAGGTTTTTTCCAGGGTTGTCAATATTAATATTGGTTCTGGTAACATTTTTCATTGGCAGTCTCTTTTTACCTTGGATACAGACTTCTTTTGGACCAGGGCAAATAACGGCGCTACATCCGGAAGACAGGGTACAGCAAATAGTATCAACAGTTAATGGACGAGTTAGCAAATGGTATGTTCGTGATGGTAGCAAGGTAAAAAAGGGTGACAAAGTTGCTGAGATTATTGATGTTGATCCATATCTGTTAGAGCGCCTTAATTCAGAAGTTTCAGCGATGGAATTAAGGTTAAATTCTGCGATTGAGGCAACTAGACTTGCTAAGAGTAATTTTGATCGCCAACAGCGTCTTTATCGTGATGGACTGACCTCCAAAAGAGAGTTTGAGTTAGCACAGATTAATTATCAGAAATCAGTAGCCGACCAGCAATACTATAAAGCTCAATTAATTAAATCACAATCATCGTTATCAAAGCAAAATAGTCAGATAATTTTGGCAGATCGTGATGGAACGATTGTTAATACTTTATCTAGTTCGGCTACGAAGGTAGTAAAAGTTGGTGACGCTTTGGCAACTTTTATCCCGGATACGGATAATATTGCAGTTGAACTATATATAAGTGGAAATGATGTTCCTTTGGTTAGCCCTGGTCGTCATGTGCGGCTAGTTTTTGATGGTTGGCCATCTATTCAGTTTAGTGGTTGGCCATCAGTATCAATTGGTACTTTTGGTGGAGTTGTAAAAGTTGTTGATTATGCCGCAAGTTCAAATGGTATGTTCCGGGTGCTAGTCGAGCCAGACCCTAATGATCAGGCTTGGCCTTCGCGTAATTTTTTACGGATGGGTGCTCAAGCTCGGGGATATATCCAGCTTAACCGTGTTTTACTCGGCTATGAAATGTGGCGACAATTAAACGGATTCCCAATTGCGATAAATAACAAAAATAATAGTGCGACATTGTTTCATGGTAAGAATGGTGCTGATGGAGGTTATGGTGCTACCAAAGATGGAGGCAAGGATGAGAAGCAGGATAAGGGTGAATAAGCTACGGGGGTTATTATATTTATTTTCATCAATAGCCCCATGGGGTGCTGGTGCTTATGAGCTTCAGATATCAAGAATTGAAAGCTCAATTAACAGCTGTTATCCCAAAATTCTAAGCGCAGTTATTCAGCAGGAATTAAATCAGGGTAAGGTTAAAAAAAATGAGGCTCCATTTGATTTTAGGCTTGATGCTGATGCTTTGCAACGACAAGGTAGTACCTATAATACCACTTACCAGAAAATTGCATTAGAAAAAAGGTTCTATGGTTCTCCGGTGTCTGCTTATGCCGGATATGATATTTCTGGTGGCTATACTCCACAATATGATTCTGCCCAAATTACTTCAACACTGGGAAGGCAATTTGTTGGATTAAAGATGAATCTCTTGAGTGGTTTTACTATGGATGAAGAACGCTTAAATTTATATAACTCGATGCTAGATAAAGAAAAATCGGATTATGAGTTGGATTTATCAAGACTGCTGGTAAAAACTGAAGCAATGAAAGCTTATATGGGGTGGGTAATTGCTGGTGCAGAGCTTCAAGCATATGAGAAGTTATTACACATTGCTGAAACGAGACAAAATGCGCTTGAAAAAAGATTTAAAAATGGTGATATTGCAGAAATATCAGTGAAAGAGAACTATAATAACGTCTTAAAGCGAAAAATGAAAGTTACTTCTGCAAAAGATTATTTTAATAAGGCTTCACAATATCTAGCCTTATATTATCGCGACCAAAGATGTAATATTGTTACACCAAATCAGAATCTTTTGCCCAAGACATTGCCAGAAGTTAATAAAATTCCTGAACAGCCAATTGTTGATGAGGTAAATAATGCGGTTAAAAATCGTCCGGAATTTAAAATTATTCAAACTCAGCTGCAACAGATTGTAAATCAGCAAAAGCTTGCTGGGAACTACTTGTTACCAAAATTAAATTTATCTGTTCAATATAATCAAAATAACTCAGATACCGCAACTTCGTCATATTTTCAACTGAATCAGCAGGAAGCGGTTGGTAAACTAAATTTTTCGATGCCTCTTGAGCGGAGCTACGGAAAAGGTATGGATAAAGAAACTGAAGCTAGTTATCGCAAATTACTAAATGATAGGCAGTTACTTCTTGATCAGCTAAAGGCACAGCTTGAAACGTTACATTATTCAGTTGATGCAACGGCTAGTCAAGTTGACATGTCTAAAACAGAAAATAAACTAGCAACTGATTTATTAAATGCCGAAAATAGACGAGTGCAGAATGGGGATAGTAATTTCTTTATGCTTAATTTGCGTGAGGATAATGCAACTAACTCATATTTGAATTATATCAACGTTATAGCTGGAAACTATCAGGCACTAATTGAATATAATTTCCTTACCGGGAACAATGTTCATCTAACTAAAGCTTATCCACAATTTAATTGAAATTATATATGTTTAGTCTGGAAGACATAGTCAAAGTAAATTATTTTGACGCTGTTCTGAATAATTTATTAAAATAATGGTTGATATTTCAACTGCTTACTAATGGGGTAATTATGGATTCAAGTTTAATTTCCACTCTACTGAGGGATTTGGACAATATTGTTCGTGAGATTCATACAATTTATGAAGCTAGTTTTAAAAACTATTCACTACAAAAGGGGCAGTTTGCTTACATTACCCGAATTTGTGAAAATGAAGGAATTAACCTTGCTGACCTGTCTTTTCGCCTAAAAGTTGATAAAACTACCACTACTAAGGCAGTACAGAAATTAATAGTTTCTGGATTAATAAATAAAGTGCAGGACGTAACGGATAAAAGAGTTTGGCATTTATTCCCTACGGCAAAAACCAGAGAGTTGTATTCACAGATAATTGCAGAAAAAAATCGCGTGCTGGAATTATGTTTTGCTGGCTTTAGTAATAAGGAGCGAGCAGCTTTTGGTAGTCTTGTTACCAAAATGTCAGCAAATATTGCCGAAGAATGGAAAAAAACTATTCATCGTGATAAAGAGTAAGTAATAATAAATTCCCATAAGTTAGATATAGGTTTAAAAGATAAAAATCATGAGTCCGTATCAGAATAAAAAAGTATTGCTTGCTTCAATGCATCAAAAAGAGCTAGCCATCCAAGAACCCTTTGAAGAAATTGTTGGCTGTAGGCTTGAAGTTATCGATAATTTCAATACTGATCAATTTGGAACTTTTAGTGGTGAAGTTGAGCGGGTTTTAACTGCCTATGAAACTCTAAAGCAAAAAGCAATTGTTGCCGCAGAGCAATATAACTATGATTATGTGATTAGTAGTGAAGGTGCTTTTGGACCCCATCCAAATTACCTACTAGCAAATTCAGATACCGAAATGCTATTGTTTTATGATCGTGTGAATGATTATTTTATCAGCGATTATGAAATTAGTATGGAAACTAATCTTGCAGATTATGAGTTTGATCAGCCTAATCATGATTATAGTAAATTTCTTGATAAAGTGATGTTTCCATCACATGCCCTGATACTTAAAGCCGAGAATATAGTAATCGCGAAAGGTATTAAAGATCGTGCAACTCTTGATCAGTTAGTAGCTGAGAATATTCATAAATATGGCAAATTAAAGCTGGAAACTGACATGCGCGCAATGAATAATCCAAGTCGTATGAAAGTGATCAGTTTGCTTGCTAATAAGCTTGCAAAAAGAGTTATCTCCCACTGCAAGTCATGTGATACTCCAGGGTTTGGTATAACCAGTCTAAGTGGCTATCTACTTTGTGAATTGTGTGGTTTACCTACCAAAATCAAAAAATATCGTGAACATAAATGCATCAAGTGTGATTACCTTGAAAAAGAAGTAATTGACTTGTCAAAACAGTTTGCTGATCCAAAATATTGCGACTATTGTAATCCATAACTGATTGGCAATAAAGCTGCTAGCTGCTGGGAAATTTAATATAATTTTTGCTGTTGAATGTATAAGTTGACTGATTCTGGTATCATGTCAGCGATACTATCCAAGTTTTTCTGCTGTTTTCTGATTTGGGTTGAGGAGATATCTACTGGGGTGAAATCAGTGATAATTATTTGACCAGCAGGCATATTTTGATTGTAGTTCCTGATGTCTATAAGGCGTTTGATAATTTCGTTATCAAGATTTTCAACTGTATATCCCGGGCGCATAGCAACAATGAAATTAGTCAGGTTAAATAATTCTTTCCAGTTATCCCACGTTGAGAGGCTAATAAGCGAATCCCCACCAATTATGAAAAAAAAGCTTTCTTCTTTACCATACTTAGCTCTTAATCGAGAAAGTGTAAGATAGCTTGGGCTATACTCATGGTACTCAGTTTCACTTAAATTTAGTTGGAGTTGTTCCGGGTACATAGTGACAACTAATCTTAACATTTCCAGTCGTTGCTTCAAACTGGCGACCGGGGCTGGCTTATAATTTGGTGTTCCATTTAATGGCAGTAAATCAACTTTGCAGTTGAATTTGCTAGCAATGTGTAGTGCCAGCTTAAGATGTCCATTATGAATTGGGTCAAATGTTCCACCAAATAAAATTATCATGCGTGAAATGCACCATTTGCCAGAGAAAGCAAGTATTCATCATCAATATCGTTGGTAATATAATTGCCATCAAAGCACGAAGCCTCAAAGCCCGGAATATCTGGGTTAATTTCCCTGATTGATTTTTTGAGGTTTTCGAGATCCTGATAAATTACCAGATCAGCACCAATAGCAGTAGCTATCTCACTATCGGTCTTATTATGGGCAACGAGAGCATTATAGGCTGGCATATCGATTCCATAAACGCTCGAGAATTTGATTCGTGGTGCAGCTGATGCAAAGTAAATATTTTTAGCTCCAGCATTGCGAGCAATTTTGATAATTTCTCTTGAGTTGGTTCCTCGAACAATTGATGCATCAACAAGGAGTACATTTTTATTTTTAAATTCAAGCTCAATTGGGCTTAACATGCTTTGAACTGTTACCTGTAGTTGTTCTGAATTTTGGGGGTGTGGTTCATTATCTACCAGATGGTTTCTTACAAAACCTTCCTGATATGGTACGCCAAGCTCCATCGCTAGGCTAATTGCCGCCGGACGAGCAATGTCGGGTACTGGAATGACTACATCAATTTCCAGATTTGGATAATATTCACGTATTGTTTGTGCCAAATAATGTCCTTGGGCTTTACGTGCTAGTTGAACGGGAACTTCTTCAATGACAGAATCTTGCCGTGCCAGATAGACATATTCAAAAATACAGATATTTAATACTGGGTTGGGATGGCAGATTTTGCTTTCAAGTTTACCCTCCGCTGTTATGATAATTGCCTCGCCTGGGCTTACATCTCGAATTAGGTCGTAGCCTGTGCTATTAAGTGTGCAACTTTCTGATGCTAGCATATAGCTAATCGAGTTATCTGCTTCGATCTTTTTACCAAGAACCAGTGGACGAATGCCAAATGGATCTCTGAAGCCAACTAAACCATAATCAGCAATCATGCTAACTACTGCGTAACCACCTTTTAGTCGTTGATTCAGGTTCTCAATGGCTTTGAAGATTGCCTGATTATCTAATTCATTGTTAATCGTTGATTGCTGTAATTCAAAAGCAAAAGCATTGGTTAGTACTTCTGAATCAGATTTGGTTCTTACATGACGGTGGTTTTTATGTAAAACTTCTTCTCGTAATTGTTTGGTATTGGTCAAATTACCATTGTGTGCGAGCATAATCCCAAATGGTGAATTTACATAAAATGGATGTGCCTGTTCAGGATCGTCTGCAGAACCTGCGGTTGGAAATCTTACGTGTCCAATACCAATATTGCCGTGTAGGTAAGAGAGATCATAATTTGAAATGACATCTTTAATCAGCCCGATACCTTTTTTTAGATACATCAGGTTGCCATCCATGGTTGCCATGCCAGCGGCCTGTTGACCACGATGCTGAACACCTTTTAAAGCATTATATAGTAGCTGGTTTACTGGGTGATCAGTAACTATTCCTACAATTCCACACATAATTATTTTCCAGACTCTTTAAGTTTATTTGCTTCATGCTCAATTATTGTCGTAGCATGTTTGCCAATTTCGTTGTTAAGATTTTCCATATTTTTCGGGATGGCACTGATTATCATATTAACTGCCGGGGTTAAAATTGGTGAAAACCATGAACTATTCCAGCCGCGATCTTTATCAATACTAAACATTTCCATTAGAATAACTAATAGGGAACAGATGATTATTCCTCGAACTATACCAAATAACGCGCCAAGAAGATAATTTAGTCCACTTAATCCACTTTTGGCGATTGCCTTATTAAAGATCATTTTGAGTAGCGTGATTATGATAGCTACGCCTATGAATGAAATTATATAGGTAATAAGTGAGCGAAATAATTCATTGCTGATTATTTCTGGAATATATCTTTCAATGAGTTCTGCATAATTACGGGTAACAAAAAGTGCTATAAACCATGTGCTTATCGAGAGTAATTCGGAAACCCCGCCACGAATGGTAGCTAAGGCTGCAGATATTAGGATTATGGATGCAAATAGAAAATCATAATTACTTAAGTGGGGCATTTTAGCTACCTGTTACTATTCCAGAGTAGCCTTGTCCGGTTATTTGCTGTAATTTCTGAACTGCATCTTCGCGGCTAAATGGACCTGCACGTAAGCGATAGAGTGTTCCATTGTCAGTTTCGATTTCTTGAACCGATGCATTTATTCCTTTACTTGCTAGTACTTGCTGTAATTGATCTGCTTTATTTTGGTTTTTTAATGCAGCAAATTGAATGTAACTTTTGCCTAGTCCTTGAGGTTGATTCATCTTTTTACTAGTTGAATTATCTACTAGACCATTTAGGATGTCTTCAGGATTTGACTGCTTCGGTTTTGGCTTTTTTGCTGGTGTAGAACTGGGCTTTTTGACAGTTGCTGGAGCTACAGCAGTATCTTGATTTTCTGTTGTATCATTATTGTTGCGATTAACTACACCAGCTTTGTATCCTGCTCCTTGAGAAGCAGATTTCTTACTGTTCACTGGCGTACTTGCTGCAATTGCAGCTATTTGATCAATACTTTCATTTTGAGTTTGCATGCTTGCTGGAGCAGATGCATTACTTACATTTGCACTGGCATTATTTTTGACCATCAGTGTTGTCGAATTTGTACCACTTGCAGCTTTATTTTTTATTTCAACTACATCTGGGTTGATGGCAATTGGTTTTACTTTTGCAGTAACATTTAGTAAAACAAATAGCGCAATCCCAAGAAGAATTATACTGCCGATAAGGCGCTGTCTTGATTTGCGCTTTGCCTCTTCTGTAATTTTTATAATATTGCTTTTATTGTGCGTATACTTTGGTTGCATTTGTTTTATTCTTTTTTTGTAATTGAAAGTAACTTATAACTAGCTTTTTATGATTTTATATGCTGATTCTACAACCAAGAATGAACCAAAACAAACTAGTCGGTCTTCCTTTTCAAGTTGTGAATAAGCCTTATTTACTGCCATACTAATATCATCAAAGCATTCAATCTGTGATGGCTTATAGCCATTTTTAAGCAGAAAATCCCTGATTTCATTAATTTCAGAGCTTCTGTCGTTTGGTATCCTAGCCAAATACCAGTGATCAAATTTATCACCAATAATTCTTAGTGCCTGTTGCCAATCTTTATCTTTGGCACAGCCAAAAACAGCCAAATTATGTTTGGTAAAGGGTAATTTTAGCATATTTTGTAAGAGCATCTCAATTGCTTGCGGATTATGTGCAGTATCAAGCACAATTTGGGGGTGCCAGGTAAAACTTGAAATCTGCCGATCAATGATGTTTGTAATAAACCTGATTTTATTTGCCCTAGATTTACTGGGAATCTATTCCGGATATTATTTAATATTGCAATACTAAGAGCTGCATTATTTAGCTGCTCATTCCCACGCAAACTTGGCATCGGTAGTCCATAATAGCAAAGTGATTCTGATATGAAATCCCAGCTGATTTGTTGCCTGTTATAGCTAAAATCGCGATTAATAATCTGTAGTTTGGCATTTATTGACTGTGCATATTTAATTACTGACTCAGGAATATTACTTCCTGCGATTAATGCTGGTTGGTTGCTTCTGAAAATGCCAGCCTTATTTAATCCGATTTCTTCGATGCTATTACCAAGTAATTCACAGTGATCCATCCCAATTGAGCTGATAGCTGAGATACTGGGGGTGAAAATATTGGTCGCATCATTAAGTCCACCAATACCAACTTCGACAATTGCTATATCAACCTTATGTTCACTAAAAATTAAATGGCTGGCGAGAACAAATGATTTAAATAATCCAAGATTTTTTTCACTTGCAGCTATAACCTGCGAAAGAGTATCTTCAAGTTCGCTATCACTTACTGGGTTATTATTGAGACAGATTCTTTCATTATAGTCAAATACATGTGGTGAAGTAAATGTGCCAACCTTGTAGCCTGCATTACTAAGTATTGTTGTTAAAAAGGCACAGGTTGAACCTTTGCCATTTGTGCCACCAATGAGTACGATTGGATACTGAGGGGTAATTCTCAGCTTTTCTGCAATCTGTTTGACTTCTGATAGTGGTGCACTATAGTTATCTGTTGCAAGGAGTTTGTCAATTAGTTGCTGCTTGTCGGCTGCCATTTGATATGTCTTCTTAGAGCTTTATATTTTGTTACAGGGATATTATTAAATGCTATTAATAGGTATCTTGTTTTTTTGGTAGCGGTTTTAATTCCGATAATTGTACAAAAATAGCTAAGAGTAGTTATTTTTACAATGTCATATAATTCGGTGCGATTGTTTTCCCAGACAATGGCATTGTTGATGGCTAAAAGCAGGTCAATTTTTTCGGGATGATAGAAATAATATTGATAAGCAATAATCAATAGCCAAAGCATGAGTACCGTCACCAGCAGTAGCTTATACCAGTTCATTATGTTTGCGGCTGAAGCCATAAGTATAATTATAGATACTATAGCAAAAAAAACTAACCAGTTAGATTTACGTTTAGTAATCGAGATGCTTAATAGCTCATCTGACATATAGGGTTTATACTTAAAAAGTTTGATGTTACAAAATTAGCCGATTAACATTAGAGTTCTTTCATAACCCATTATTTCATTCTTAGACTAGGAATAAGGACTTTGAGAAACGGAGTGTACACTTAAGTACATGAATATCGCAGAAGTCCTTATGACAACGTACCAGAGTTAAAGAAGCAAGTTAGGAAAGAGGTCTATTAAGTCCGGACGAGTCTTATTATATTTTTATCTCTAGTTCTTAAGCTAGGTTACAATTATTTAGTGAACTGTTTCAGGTGAATCATCCTCTACATCTGACTCTGTTTCCACACCATTGTCTTCAGTTAGATCTATAAGTGTTGGTGAAATTTCGATGTCAAACCATTCCCAAAACATTTTTAGACTTAGTTCATTAGGCCAGGTATTCTGATCTTCAGACCATGAGGCTAATTCAAGGTGAAATAATGCTTCAAAGTTATCGTCAACGTAGCTGATGCCATCTTCAATTGCATCTACTTCGGGTATTAGATATGAATTACAGTCAATTCGGATACTTTCGAGTGTTAACATTGTTCCTTCACTAATTGCAAGACTTGAATTTATCCAGTCAAGTAAAGGTTGTTTTGGCTTTATTACTACTATTGATCTCTCAACCACATAAAACATTATTAATCATTCCTTTTACTGTTTAGAAAGCGATTATAGCTGATTTTTAGCTAATTGCTTATATTAATATCAGGTTGGCATTGCTAATGATCTGATATGCAGTCATTATTGCAGCTGTTCTTCGGGTTGCTTCATGTTGAGGCTGTTACACTAAGGAGTGTTTACATTTTAAGGTAATTATGTATAAGATTATGTTAAAATTGGGGAGCTGCGTAATGTGCTAAGGTAGCAATTACTATCTGTTAATTTTACAATACAATGTATAAGTTTTTGCCTATGACTACTATAAATATCCTCAACGATCGCGAAGTTATGCTTAACCGGGAACTTGGACTGATTCAGTTTTATCGCCGGGTTTTAGCGCAAGTGCTTGATGTTAATGTGCCATTACTTGAACGGCTACGTTATCTTTGTATTGTTACCAAGAACTGCGATGAATTGTTTGAAGTGCGAGTTGCTAGATTACTAAAATGGGAAAAAGAGCAACCAACCAAACTGCTCGCCGATGGTTTGAAGGTTACTGAAGCGTTGGCGCTTATTCGTAGTGAAGTGTACAAGTTATATAGTGATATTTACTCTATTTATCATAATACGATGATTCCTGCCTTAAATAAACAGGATATTTTTATCTTACAGGCAAGAAACTGGAATAAAGAACAGCAAAAATGGGCATATAACTATTTTATTAATGAATTAAAACCAGTTCTTACTCCTATAAGCATTGACCCATCACATCCATTTCCCCGAGTGCCGAATAAAAGCTTACATTTTGCAGTTGAATTGGATGGTAAGGATCAGTTTGGGCGTGAATCAAAGATTGCCATTGTTGAGGCACCGCGGATTTTACCGCGGGTTATTGCATTACCGCCAGAATTATCTGGTAATAAGCATGTTTTTATCCTGTTACAAGATATTATTAGCCAGCATGTAAATGAGTTCTTTTATGGAATGGTAGTAAGGGGCTGTTATCCATTCAGGGTTACTAGAGCCGCGGACATAAATGTTAACTCTGATCAGAAAAATTTACGCCATGCCGTTACGCGAGAGTTATTAAAACGTAAATATGCTGAATGTTCAAGGATTGAACTAGATGTTTCGAACGGTCAGCCAGAAGACAAATTTACCGATATACTACTAAAACAATTTAATTTGAGTAAACCCGATTTATATTGGGTTAACGGTCCAGTTAATTTATCTCGATTGTCAGAAGTTGCTAATCTGGTAGATAATGATAGCCTTAAATTTACACCTTATAATCCTGGGTTGCCTAAAGAATTGGTCTCTGAGCCAGATATTTTTAAGGCGATGACCAAAACAGATATTTTATTACATACTCCATATCAGTCCTTTGATCCTGTAGTAGAATTAACTCGTCGCGCGGCAGAGGATCCGAATGTACTTGCTGTTAAAATGACAGTATATCGAACTGGGAATGACTCCGAACTTGTGCAGAATTTGATTAAAGCAGCCCGTGCGGGTAAACAGGTGGTTGCTTCGATAGAGCTATTTGCACGCTTTGATGAGGAAGCCAATGTTGAATTGGCAAATCAGCTTGAAGAGGCTGGTGCGCACGTGGTTTATGGAGTTATGGGCTACAAAGTTCATGCAAAGATGCTGACGATTATTCGCAAAGAAGGTCAGCAACTAAGACATTATGTTCATCTTGGTACTGGTAATTATCACCAAACAACTGCAAAAATTTATACTGACTTCGGTTTACTAACTACAAATAAGGAAATCGCCCGTGACGTTGACAATATTTTTAGTCAGATAACTGGTGTAGGAAAGGCAGGGGTTTTAGGGGTATTATTTCAATCTCCATTTACTCTTCATGATATGGTTATGAAGGCAATTGAGCGTGAAACCTTTAATGCATTAAGTGGCAAGAAGGCAGAAATAATTGCCAAAATGAATTCACTAGTTGAAAATCAAATAATTCGTGCGTTATACCGGGCATCACAAGCTGGTGTTAAAATTACGCTGATTGTTCGCGGAGCATGTTCATTACGCCCTTTAATACCCGGAATTTCAGATAATATTACTGTACGGTCGGTAGTTGGTCGGTTTCTTGAACATCATCGGGTTTTTTATTTTTACGATTCTGGGAACGAAGATGTTTTTATTGCCTCTGCTGATTGGATGAAACGCAATTTCTTTAAACGAGTCGAAACTTGTATCCCGATTTTAAATGATAAGATCAAACGGCGGATAATTGACGAGAGCTTGAAGCTTTATATGCAGGATAATGTGAATTCATGGCATATGAATGCCGATGGTAGCTATTCACCAGTTGAACAGACTGGTAAGCGGATTTGTGCCCAAGAATTTTTGATGGATAAGTTGGGTGTTCCCATCTTTAAGGAAACTTTAGCTATGCAGCTTACCCAACAGGTAGAAGCCTTACGAGCTAATAGTAAAGCTCCGGTGCCTTCAGTGAAAAAAGATTCTGCTATGGTTACCACCACCCCGCGAAAGCGTAACTCTCGAGCTACAGCTAATGAAAAGCCAGCTGAAAAAACTACTCCTAAGCCACGTTTGAAAAAGCCGATTATTAAAGGTTAACATGTTAAAAAATTTACTATTATTGTCGTTTATTTTTATTTTAGCCGCCTGCGGTTTTCATTTGCGTGGTGTTGCTGGTAGTTATAGTTTTCCTTTTAAAACAGTGTTTTTGAATTGTGATACTCCTGTTATTTGTCCTGGTTTGAAAAATACGATCAAGGCAGAGTCTCTGACCATGCTTGTAACGAATAAGGAAAGTGCTGAAGTGGTTATTAGTGTTAGTAATGAACAAACTAGTCGTGATACACTCGATTTTAATAGTGTTGGTCAAATTGCTAGTTATATCCTTACATACCGTGTCACAGCTCGTATTTATAATTTGCAGGGTGATCAGCTTGGTAATGATATTATAGTACAAAATCAGCAGGTTATGGCATATAATAATAGTTTAATTCTGTCATCACAGCAGCAGGAAGAAAATACTTGGGATCAGCTCCATCAGAATGTTATTAATGCACTTATACGCAGGATCGTGTATTTTCATGACGCACCATTAGTTTCCCCAGCTTATGCCTCAGAATCTCGTTAGCTGGTTAAAAGTACCTTCTCTTGACGGGTATGCCATGTTAATTAGTGGCAATGAAGAGTGCTTTCCAATACAGGAGCTACTGGTTAAAAAAGTCTCACAATTGCTCGCCAATGCGCATTTTCAGTCATTTATAGCGGATCGTTATTTTGATTTTGCAATAATTGAAGATATAATGCGAAGTAGCTCATTATTTGCTGAAAAAAATCTTCTACTTGTCTCATTTAAAACTAAACCAACTCTTGAACAGCAAAAAAAATTATTAATATTATATGATTTATTGGATGAAAATAATTATCTGATTCTCACTTGTGATAAGCTAGATAAAAAAGATCTTGCTAATGATTGGTTAAAATATTATGATAAAGCTGGACTTGTTTTTATTTTGACTGGAGATGCTTCTGAAGCAAGTGCATTTGTTAAATGTCAACTTGGAGAGCATAATTTTACTATTAATGAGGATGCTTTGGGGCTTCTACT belongs to Aquella oligotrophica and includes:
- the lptE gene encoding LPS assembly lipoprotein LptE encodes the protein MLKNLLLLSFIFILAACGFHLRGVAGSYSFPFKTVFLNCDTPVICPGLKNTIKAESLTMLVTNKESAEVVISVSNEQTSRDTLDFNSVGQIASYILTYRVTARIYNLQGDQLGNDIIVQNQQVMAYNNSLILSSQQQEENTWDQLHQNVINALIRRIVYFHDAPLVSPAYASESR
- the ppk1 gene encoding polyphosphate kinase 1; translation: MTTINILNDREVMLNRELGLIQFYRRVLAQVLDVNVPLLERLRYLCIVTKNCDELFEVRVARLLKWEKEQPTKLLADGLKVTEALALIRSEVYKLYSDIYSIYHNTMIPALNKQDIFILQARNWNKEQQKWAYNYFINELKPVLTPISIDPSHPFPRVPNKSLHFAVELDGKDQFGRESKIAIVEAPRILPRVIALPPELSGNKHVFILLQDIISQHVNEFFYGMVVRGCYPFRVTRAADINVNSDQKNLRHAVTRELLKRKYAECSRIELDVSNGQPEDKFTDILLKQFNLSKPDLYWVNGPVNLSRLSEVANLVDNDSLKFTPYNPGLPKELVSEPDIFKAMTKTDILLHTPYQSFDPVVELTRRAAEDPNVLAVKMTVYRTGNDSELVQNLIKAARAGKQVVASIELFARFDEEANVELANQLEEAGAHVVYGVMGYKVHAKMLTIIRKEGQQLRHYVHLGTGNYHQTTAKIYTDFGLLTTNKEIARDVDNIFSQITGVGKAGVLGVLFQSPFTLHDMVMKAIERETFNALSGKKAEIIAKMNSLVENQIIRALYRASQAGVKITLIVRGACSLRPLIPGISDNITVRSVVGRFLEHHRVFYFYDSGNEDVFIASADWMKRNFFKRVETCIPILNDKIKRRIIDESLKLYMQDNVNSWHMNADGSYSPVEQTGKRICAQEFLMDKLGVPIFKETLAMQLTQQVEALRANSKAPVPSVKKDSAMVTTTPRKRNSRATANEKPAEKTTPKPRLKKPIIKG